A single genomic interval of Lathyrus oleraceus cultivar Zhongwan6 chromosome 7, CAAS_Psat_ZW6_1.0, whole genome shotgun sequence harbors:
- the LOC127101712 gene encoding uncharacterized protein LOC127101712 produces the protein MIQDKMKISQSRQKSYHDKRRKDLVFQEGDHVFLRVTPTTGVGRALKAKKLTPRFIGPYQITSRVGKVAYRVALPPNLSNLHDVFHVSQLRKYIPDPSHVIQMDDIQVRDNLTVETMPLRIEGRETKSLRGKEIDLVKVVWIGAVGESTTWELENRMRDSYPELFE, from the coding sequence atgattcaggataagatgaaGATTTCTCAAAGTAGgcaaaagagttatcatgataagaggagaaaggatTTGGTATTTCAAGAGGGTGATCATGTGTTTCTAAGAGTCACACCTACGACCGGTGTTGGACGAGCATTGAAAGCTAAGAAGTTGACTCCTCGTTTCATTGGACCGTATCAAATTACGAGTAGAGTGGGAAAAGTTGCTTATAGAGTGGCGTTACCGCCAAACCTCTCGAATTTGCATGAcgtgttccatgtgtctcaacTTAGGAAGTATATTCCGGATCCGTCTCATGTGATTCAAATGGATGATATTCAAGTGCGCGATAACCTTACGGTTGAGACGATGCCTTTGAGGATCGAAGGTCGTGAGACGAAGTCCCTACGGGGAAAGGAAATTGATTTGGTGAAGGTTGTTTGGATTGGTGCAGTCGGAGAAAGCACGACATGGGAATTGGAGAACAGGATGCGCGACTCCTACCCTGAGTTATTCGAATGA